The Arthrobacter russicus genome has a segment encoding these proteins:
- a CDS encoding MarR family winged helix-turn-helix transcriptional regulator — protein sequence MGFDQQGGKILDKGMSRVAKAGTRPSGGGYWYPEARRPSSVDVLNLLRSYRESEQKMRARTRSSMKMGESDLIALRFLLRAQKAGEIVLQRDIANLLNITSASTTSLVDRLCKSGHVRRIPHPTDRRAVVVEATVETDQEVRETLGVMHARMIEAVDSLSDEDADTVARFLILLNDAIRED from the coding sequence ATGGGTTTCGATCAGCAAGGCGGGAAAATTTTGGACAAAGGCATGTCTCGGGTAGCGAAGGCGGGCACTAGACCTTCGGGCGGGGGCTATTGGTACCCGGAAGCCCGGAGGCCGTCCAGCGTGGATGTGCTCAACTTGCTGCGCAGCTACCGCGAAAGCGAACAGAAGATGCGTGCGCGCACTCGGTCCTCGATGAAGATGGGCGAGTCGGACCTGATCGCCCTGCGTTTCCTCCTACGCGCCCAGAAAGCCGGGGAAATCGTGTTGCAAAGAGACATCGCGAACCTGCTGAATATCACTTCGGCCTCAACGACATCCCTGGTGGACAGACTGTGTAAAAGCGGACATGTCCGAAGAATTCCACATCCTACCGATCGCCGAGCCGTGGTCGTGGAAGCAACCGTGGAGACCGACCAAGAAGTCAGGGAAACTCTGGGAGTCATGCACGCCAGGATGATCGAGGCCGTCGACTCGCTCAGCGACGAAGACGCCGATACCGTGGCCCGATTTCTCATCCTCCTCAACGATGCCATCCGCGAAGACTGA
- a CDS encoding TspO/MBR family protein, protein MHTDIAKTPGPVKSLLVLLAYLLLSSIAAAIGVLANFTNIDGWYATADKAPWSPPNWLFGPVWTFLYIAMAIAAWLVWRKLRGFRPLLGLYGAQLLLNAVWSPLFFALYPALGAPALWLAAVVIVALAVSLVFLIREFWAINRWAAVLLIPYLIWVTFASSLNVFAALHN, encoded by the coding sequence ATGCACACCGACATCGCCAAAACGCCGGGACCGGTCAAATCACTCCTGGTCCTGCTGGCGTATCTACTCCTCTCATCGATCGCCGCAGCCATCGGCGTGCTTGCGAACTTCACCAATATCGATGGCTGGTACGCCACGGCGGACAAGGCTCCCTGGTCCCCGCCAAATTGGCTTTTCGGTCCGGTCTGGACCTTCCTCTACATCGCCATGGCCATTGCGGCTTGGCTGGTTTGGCGCAAACTCCGCGGTTTCCGCCCGTTGTTGGGGCTGTACGGAGCCCAGCTGTTGCTCAATGCAGTCTGGAGCCCGCTGTTTTTCGCTTTGTACCCGGCCTTGGGCGCCCCGGCGCTCTGGCTGGCGGCCGTCGTCATCGTGGCGCTGGCGGTTTCTCTGGTCTTCTTGATCCGGGAGTTCTGGGCAATCAATCGCTGGGCAGCTGTCCTCTTGATCCCTTATTTGATCTGGGTGACATTTGCTAGCAGCCTTAACGTTTTCGCCGCCCTTCACAACTAA
- a CDS encoding SDR family oxidoreductase has protein sequence MPRLLDAGYRVSVYVRSPEKLSDVPWRTDVEVIQGDLDDGPRLAEALRRCDSLYYLAHSMGSGGDFESKEQHMAKVAAQAAEQAGLSRIIFLGGLHPEGLQLSRHMRSREKVAQVFLESSVDAVVFRAGVIIGSGSASFEMIRNLAERLPAMVAPSWVKNLVEPIAIRDVLAYLVAAADLPGKINREFDLGSGEVLPYAELMNQYCDVAQLPRRKILVVPIPAKKLAGLWVGLVTPIPLGLALPLVESLQHDAVAGENDIDRYLAEIRGGLLSYREAVQLALGKISAADVETTWASATNDAQVAAPLPSDPEWSGRKVFVDERRFETPVGVEFLWQVIEGIGGDNGWYSLPLAWTLRGWMDKISGGNGLVRGRRNPTRLRVGEAVDWWRVENIERGRLLRLRAELRLPGAAWLELEAVKGTDDGSENTYRQRAIFFPRGLSGRLYWYSILPFHAVIFAAMGKNIAKAAAELAAHQTTEQI, from the coding sequence GTGCCACGACTGCTCGATGCGGGGTATCGGGTGAGCGTCTACGTCCGCAGTCCGGAAAAACTGAGCGACGTGCCATGGCGCACCGACGTGGAGGTGATCCAAGGCGACTTGGACGATGGACCGCGGCTCGCTGAGGCGCTCAGACGCTGCGATTCGCTCTACTATCTGGCGCATTCGATGGGCTCGGGCGGCGATTTCGAATCGAAAGAACAGCACATGGCCAAGGTGGCCGCGCAGGCCGCCGAACAAGCCGGCCTGTCCAGAATCATTTTTTTGGGTGGATTGCACCCCGAGGGCCTCCAGTTGTCGCGGCACATGCGCTCGCGGGAAAAGGTGGCTCAGGTCTTCTTGGAATCGTCGGTGGACGCGGTGGTGTTTCGGGCCGGTGTGATCATTGGTTCCGGTTCGGCGTCATTCGAAATGATCCGGAATCTCGCCGAACGGCTGCCGGCCATGGTGGCACCATCCTGGGTAAAAAACCTAGTCGAACCGATCGCCATCCGGGATGTGCTCGCCTATCTGGTAGCCGCCGCTGATCTTCCCGGCAAAATCAACCGCGAGTTCGATCTGGGATCAGGCGAGGTCCTGCCCTACGCGGAACTCATGAACCAATACTGCGATGTGGCCCAGCTACCCAGGCGCAAGATTCTGGTCGTTCCCATTCCAGCAAAAAAGCTCGCCGGGCTGTGGGTAGGTTTGGTCACTCCGATTCCGCTGGGCCTGGCCTTGCCGCTGGTGGAGTCCTTGCAGCACGATGCAGTGGCCGGGGAAAACGATATCGACCGATACCTGGCCGAGATAAGGGGAGGACTTCTGAGCTATCGGGAAGCAGTGCAATTGGCCCTGGGCAAGATCTCAGCCGCCGACGTCGAAACCACTTGGGCGAGCGCCACAAACGACGCGCAAGTCGCTGCCCCCCTGCCGAGTGATCCGGAGTGGTCCGGACGCAAGGTCTTCGTCGACGAACGGCGCTTCGAGACGCCGGTAGGCGTTGAGTTCTTGTGGCAGGTCATCGAAGGCATCGGCGGAGACAACGGATGGTATTCGTTGCCCTTGGCCTGGACGTTGCGTGGCTGGATGGACAAAATCAGCGGCGGCAATGGGCTAGTTAGAGGTCGCAGGAATCCGACCCGACTGCGGGTCGGTGAGGCTGTGGACTGGTGGCGGGTCGAGAACATCGAACGCGGCCGCCTGCTCCGTTTGCGTGCGGAACTGCGGTTGCCCGGAGCAGCGTGGTTGGAACTGGAGGCGGTCAAAGGGACGGACGACGGCTCCGAAAACACCTACCGACAACGGGCGATCTTTTTCCCGCGAGGCCTCTCCGGCCGACTTTATTGGTATTCGATTTTGCCCTTCCACGCAGTAATCTTCGCAGCCATGGGCAAAAACATCGCGAAAGCTGCCGCTGAACTGGCAGCGCACCAAACAACTGAACAAATTTGA
- a CDS encoding RidA family protein, with amino-acid sequence MNHQRIRPFNTKDTYPEQNLDNDLCQAVVAQGVVYLRGQIGQDLDTRESVGIGDVAAQTERAMANIDLLLKEAGSSLDDIVKITVYLVDPRYREPVYRTIGKWLKGVFPVSTGIVVQALARPEWLVEIDATAVLSPEPAA; translated from the coding sequence GTGAACCACCAACGCATCCGTCCGTTCAATACCAAGGACACATACCCCGAGCAGAACCTGGACAACGATCTTTGCCAAGCCGTCGTGGCCCAGGGCGTCGTCTACCTCCGGGGTCAGATCGGCCAAGACCTGGACACCCGCGAATCGGTGGGCATCGGCGATGTCGCCGCGCAGACCGAACGGGCGATGGCCAATATCGACCTGCTGCTCAAGGAAGCCGGCAGCAGCCTGGACGACATCGTGAAGATCACCGTCTACCTGGTGGACCCGCGTTACCGGGAGCCGGTCTACCGGACGATCGGCAAATGGCTCAAAGGCGTCTTTCCGGTTTCCACCGGAATCGTGGTGCAGGCTTTGGCCCGCCCCGAGTGGTTGGTGGAGATCGATGCCACCGCTGTGCTTTCACCGGAGCCTGCAGCATGA
- a CDS encoding DUF1028 domain-containing protein translates to MTFSIAATDGAGRFGLAVASSSPAVAARCAHLRDGVGVVSSQNITDPRLGPELLDQMQAGASARQALDAVVRETPWADFRQLVVLDSSGRGAAFNGTGTLGNFGDARGAHSVAAGNMLATSTLPQVLCETFEAAGGELEERLLAALQAAESAGGEAGPVHSAGISVVSGHGWRDTDLRVDWHEQPIAELDRLLRLWLPQRQDYVVRALDPAASIGYGVPGDDR, encoded by the coding sequence ATGACGTTCAGCATCGCGGCGACGGACGGGGCGGGCAGGTTCGGTCTCGCAGTAGCCTCCTCCTCCCCTGCCGTAGCGGCCAGGTGCGCACACCTGCGCGACGGCGTCGGCGTGGTCAGTTCGCAGAACATCACCGATCCGCGCCTCGGCCCTGAGCTGCTCGACCAGATGCAAGCCGGCGCCTCGGCCCGGCAAGCACTCGACGCGGTCGTCCGGGAAACACCCTGGGCGGACTTCCGCCAGCTGGTCGTCCTCGATTCCTCCGGCCGCGGCGCGGCATTCAATGGAACCGGCACCTTGGGCAATTTCGGCGATGCCCGCGGTGCGCACAGCGTGGCTGCCGGCAACATGCTCGCCACTTCCACTCTCCCCCAGGTGCTCTGCGAAACCTTCGAAGCCGCCGGCGGCGAGCTGGAGGAACGCCTGCTCGCCGCCTTGCAGGCTGCCGAATCCGCCGGCGGCGAAGCAGGACCGGTTCATTCGGCCGGAATTTCCGTGGTCTCCGGACACGGTTGGCGCGATACCGATCTGCGCGTCGACTGGCACGAGCAGCCGATCGCCGAACTCGATCGGCTGCTCCGGTTGTGGTTGCCGCAGCGCCAGGACTATGTGGTTCGCGCCTTGGACCCTGCCGCTTCGATCGGTTACGGCGTACCCGGCGATGACCGGTAG
- a CDS encoding M20 family metallopeptidase has product MTGSQPGSRAGQARDLQRGRVLSAVDRQIPDLVRLSETLHANPELGWQEHRAAAWTADYLSGHGFTVQREYLGFPTAIRAVFGTGSRRVGLMAEYDALPGLGHACGHNIITAISCGSAVALSGFAAERDLTVELYGTPAEEGGGGKIELLNKGAFHGLDLALMAHPAPVDSAEAQPYAVSHHRVAYQGKAAHAAAYPEQGVNANDAFLIAQLALGLLRQQLPAGTRVHGIQTRGGEAPNAIPERTEGRWYIRAETLDQLGELEERVIRCFEAGALASGCELSMTPESEPYSEFRTDLRALELYLEHAESLGRSFDAPPEQATMNRASTDMGNVSRIVPAIHPYIGLGCFPAANHQAEFAAHCIGEPANRAIHDGAVALALTALDRLAK; this is encoded by the coding sequence ATGACCGGTAGTCAGCCGGGGTCCCGGGCCGGGCAGGCCCGGGACCTGCAGCGCGGCCGAGTGCTGTCCGCGGTGGACAGGCAGATCCCGGACTTGGTCCGGTTGTCCGAAACCTTGCATGCCAATCCGGAGCTCGGCTGGCAGGAACACCGGGCTGCAGCTTGGACTGCCGACTATCTCTCGGGACACGGATTCACCGTGCAGCGGGAGTACCTCGGATTCCCGACCGCAATCCGCGCAGTCTTCGGCACCGGCTCCCGACGGGTCGGGCTGATGGCCGAGTACGATGCGCTGCCAGGCCTCGGGCACGCCTGCGGGCACAACATCATCACCGCGATTTCCTGCGGCTCCGCGGTCGCACTTTCCGGATTCGCCGCGGAACGCGATCTGACTGTGGAACTCTACGGCACGCCCGCCGAAGAAGGCGGCGGAGGGAAAATCGAGCTGCTCAACAAAGGTGCTTTCCACGGCTTGGACCTGGCACTGATGGCCCATCCGGCGCCGGTCGACTCGGCCGAAGCCCAGCCGTACGCGGTTTCGCACCATCGCGTGGCGTACCAAGGCAAAGCAGCACACGCCGCGGCCTATCCGGAACAAGGCGTCAACGCCAACGACGCCTTCCTCATCGCCCAGTTGGCCCTGGGTCTGCTTCGCCAGCAGCTTCCCGCCGGCACCCGGGTCCACGGCATCCAGACCCGCGGCGGCGAAGCACCCAACGCGATTCCGGAGCGTACCGAAGGCCGCTGGTACATCCGCGCCGAGACCCTCGACCAACTCGGCGAGCTCGAAGAACGGGTCATCCGTTGCTTCGAGGCCGGAGCCCTGGCGTCCGGCTGCGAGCTGTCGATGACCCCTGAATCGGAGCCCTACTCGGAATTCCGGACCGATCTGCGGGCGTTGGAACTGTATCTGGAGCACGCCGAGTCCCTGGGCCGCAGTTTCGATGCGCCGCCTGAGCAAGCGACCATGAACCGGGCGTCGACCGATATGGGCAACGTCTCCCGAATCGTTCCGGCGATCCATCCGTACATCGGACTCGGCTGCTTTCCCGCGGCCAACCACCAAGCTGAGTTCGCCGCGCACTGCATCGGCGAGCCGGCGAACCGGGCCATCCATGATGGTGCCGTTGCGCTGGCGCTCACGGCACTGGACCGCTTGGCGAAATAG
- a CDS encoding aspartate ammonia-lyase gives MTEPQHPVTAGFRPERDSLGEAEVPAAAYWGISTLRAIDNFPVSGRTIGAQRSLVWALGAVKFAAARANEQAGVLSPVKSAVIQEAAREVMDGRLDGQFLVDAIQGGAGTSSNMNANEVIANRALELLGHRKGDYAQLHPIDDVNRSQSTNDVYPTAIKIALHREIVEFCAEHGKLVDAFDAKAAEFSEVRKIGRTQLQDAVPMSLGQEFGAFAETLREDGKRLRELLPHLCETNLGATAIGTGVTAPPGYRSAVIEALNALAPLQLTPAGNLVEATSDTGVFLLVSGLLKRSAVKLSKICNDLRLLSSGPQAGFAEIFLPPVQTGSSIMPGKVNPVIPEMVNQVAFRVIGADATVTFAVEAGQLQLNAFEPVIADALFESIAWLSVACRQLRTHCVAGIRANTRLLEQRLAGSVSVVTGLAPLLGYAIAAELAKEALATDRSITDLVLARGLLNPSELEAALTASVGLGG, from the coding sequence ATGACCGAGCCACAGCACCCCGTTACGGCAGGATTCCGACCGGAACGTGACAGCCTCGGCGAGGCCGAGGTACCGGCTGCTGCCTACTGGGGAATCAGCACTTTGCGGGCGATCGACAACTTTCCGGTCAGCGGAAGAACCATCGGCGCGCAACGCTCGCTGGTCTGGGCCCTGGGTGCGGTCAAATTCGCCGCAGCCCGTGCGAACGAGCAAGCGGGCGTGCTGAGCCCGGTCAAGTCAGCGGTGATCCAGGAGGCAGCCCGCGAAGTCATGGACGGCCGTCTGGACGGACAATTCCTGGTCGATGCGATTCAGGGCGGCGCCGGGACCAGCAGCAACATGAATGCCAATGAGGTGATCGCCAATCGCGCGCTCGAATTGCTGGGCCACCGCAAAGGCGACTATGCCCAGTTGCACCCGATCGACGACGTCAATCGCAGCCAATCGACCAACGACGTCTATCCCACGGCAATCAAGATCGCCCTGCACCGGGAAATCGTCGAATTCTGCGCCGAACACGGGAAGCTGGTGGACGCGTTCGACGCCAAAGCCGCAGAGTTTTCCGAGGTGCGCAAGATCGGCCGTACCCAACTGCAGGACGCCGTGCCGATGTCGCTGGGCCAGGAGTTCGGTGCCTTCGCCGAAACCTTGCGTGAAGACGGGAAGCGGCTGCGAGAACTCTTGCCGCATTTGTGCGAAACCAACCTCGGGGCCACCGCCATCGGCACCGGAGTCACCGCTCCCCCGGGCTATCGCAGCGCCGTCATCGAAGCGCTCAACGCGCTTGCTCCGCTGCAGCTCACTCCGGCGGGCAATCTGGTCGAGGCCACGAGCGACACCGGAGTCTTCTTGCTGGTCTCCGGGCTGCTCAAACGAAGCGCGGTCAAACTCTCCAAGATCTGCAATGACCTGCGGTTGCTCTCCTCCGGTCCACAAGCCGGTTTCGCGGAGATTTTCCTGCCCCCGGTTCAGACCGGATCCTCGATCATGCCCGGAAAGGTCAATCCGGTGATCCCGGAAATGGTGAACCAGGTAGCCTTCCGCGTGATCGGCGCCGATGCCACAGTGACCTTCGCAGTGGAAGCCGGCCAGCTCCAACTCAACGCCTTCGAGCCGGTGATCGCCGACGCCTTGTTTGAATCAATCGCCTGGCTCTCGGTCGCCTGCAGGCAGCTTCGGACCCACTGCGTCGCGGGCATTCGGGCGAATACCCGGCTGCTCGAACAACGCTTGGCCGGCTCGGTCAGCGTGGTCACCGGCCTGGCACCGCTGCTCGGGTACGCCATCGCTGCGGAATTGGCGAAAGAGGCATTGGCCACCGATCGCAGCATCACGGATCTGGTCCTAGCCCGCGGGCTTTTGAATCCTTCGGAACTCGAAGCAGCGCTCACGGCAAGCGTCGGGCTCGGCGGCTAA
- a CDS encoding flavin-containing monooxygenase, with the protein MSNPDVEVLVVGAGQAGIAMSEHLTDRGIPHLVLEQQRIAERWRSMRWDSLVANGPAWHDRFPGLGFAELSAGEFASKDQVADYFAAYAEQIKAPIQCGVAVRSVRRKAGAPGFQVSTSSGELSARYLVAATGPFQRPVIPQLVPDDAGLLQIHSSDYRNPQQLPEGAVLVVGAGSSGVQIAAEIQRSGRQVFLSVGPHDRPPRSYRGRDFCWWLGVLGKWDAAAPEAGAEHVTIAVSGADGGQTVDFRKLAEDGITLVGRTNGFHAGVVGFDSDLQRNIAAGDASYSALLDEADAYAARNGLDLPEEPGARSVRPDPDCLTAPLQELDLSAAGVTSIVWATGFAVDYGWLQVDAFDAQGRPRQQRGVSSEPGVYFLGLPWQSRRGSSFIWGVWHDAKYLADHIAIQRGYLAHHELDALVPEPAN; encoded by the coding sequence ATGTCGAATCCGGACGTTGAAGTCCTCGTGGTGGGTGCCGGGCAGGCCGGGATCGCGATGAGCGAACATTTGACGGACCGGGGGATTCCGCACCTGGTCTTGGAACAGCAACGGATCGCCGAACGCTGGCGGTCGATGCGATGGGACTCTTTGGTCGCGAACGGCCCGGCGTGGCATGACCGGTTCCCAGGTCTTGGTTTCGCGGAGTTGTCCGCCGGCGAATTCGCGTCGAAGGATCAAGTTGCGGACTATTTCGCAGCTTATGCCGAACAGATCAAGGCGCCGATCCAGTGCGGCGTAGCGGTGCGTTCGGTGCGGCGGAAAGCCGGCGCCCCGGGATTCCAGGTCTCGACCTCGTCCGGGGAACTCAGCGCACGCTATCTGGTCGCGGCAACCGGGCCGTTCCAGCGCCCGGTCATTCCGCAACTGGTTCCCGACGACGCCGGCCTTCTCCAGATCCATTCCAGCGACTACCGCAATCCGCAGCAATTGCCCGAAGGTGCGGTTCTGGTCGTGGGTGCTGGGTCGTCCGGAGTGCAGATTGCCGCGGAGATTCAACGCTCGGGACGGCAAGTCTTCCTGTCCGTCGGGCCTCACGACCGGCCGCCGCGCAGTTATCGCGGACGGGACTTCTGCTGGTGGCTCGGCGTACTGGGGAAATGGGATGCCGCAGCGCCGGAAGCGGGAGCCGAACACGTGACCATCGCGGTCAGCGGCGCCGACGGCGGCCAGACCGTGGACTTCCGAAAACTCGCCGAGGACGGCATCACATTGGTCGGCCGGACCAATGGATTCCACGCCGGCGTCGTGGGTTTCGATTCGGACCTGCAGCGCAATATCGCAGCCGGCGACGCGAGCTATTCAGCCTTGCTCGACGAAGCCGACGCCTATGCGGCGCGCAATGGCCTGGATCTTCCGGAAGAACCCGGAGCCCGGTCCGTGCGTCCGGATCCGGATTGCCTGACCGCTCCGCTGCAGGAACTGGATCTGTCCGCTGCCGGAGTGACGTCGATCGTGTGGGCGACTGGGTTCGCAGTCGACTACGGTTGGTTGCAGGTCGATGCCTTCGATGCTCAGGGGAGGCCCAGGCAACAGCGGGGAGTATCCAGCGAACCCGGGGTCTATTTCCTCGGGCTGCCCTGGCAATCGCGTCGCGGATCCAGTTTCATCTGGGGCGTCTGGCACGATGCGAAGTACCTGGCCGATCACATCGCGATCCAGCGCGGTTACTTGGCACACCACGAACTGGACGCCCTGGTTCCGGAACCGGCCAACTGA
- a CDS encoding purine-cytosine permease family protein, producing MAQDKFQVEKYSTDFVPHAERYGKARNLFSLWFAINMNILTIATGAISVALGLPLLWAVVAAIIGHALGAIFMGLHSAQGPLLGIPQMIQSRAQFGYFGSIFPLLLVVLMYIGYFAVAGVLTGNAVASWFGWDVNISIILMNTLAAVIAIYGYRLLRASVTVLSWISGIAFLVLTTGLLARNDLTPALAQGEFSWGTFLLAVTLAATWQLTYAPYAADYSRYLPANTTIRASFWWAYLGSATSSIWMFAFGAAAAAMAADSFAGGSVSFVVEQAGFAPWIFLLVIGAGNVVIMGIDVYGAFMTTTTISGALRNSKAVSRGGRVFTMSAIAAAGTVLAIAGRGDFLNNLMNFIVLLTVILVPWTAINLVDFYLVRKGQYVLAAIYDRKGRYRGVDWRAMTAYAIGVLSEIPFMSTPVFTGWLVEPLGGGNISWLVGVLFAGGSYYYLMRRYPKRHGYLPVPTSQADDPADRRESAAR from the coding sequence ATGGCGCAGGATAAGTTTCAAGTGGAAAAATACTCCACCGACTTCGTTCCGCACGCCGAGCGCTACGGCAAAGCGCGAAATCTTTTTTCGCTGTGGTTCGCGATCAATATGAATATCCTGACCATCGCCACCGGAGCCATCTCGGTCGCGCTCGGCCTGCCGCTGCTGTGGGCCGTGGTCGCGGCCATCATCGGGCATGCCCTCGGGGCCATTTTCATGGGACTGCACTCGGCCCAGGGCCCACTGCTGGGGATTCCGCAAATGATCCAAAGCCGGGCGCAGTTCGGCTATTTCGGTTCGATATTCCCGCTGCTTCTGGTCGTCCTGATGTATATCGGCTACTTCGCAGTCGCCGGGGTGCTGACCGGAAACGCAGTCGCCAGTTGGTTCGGCTGGGATGTCAATATCAGCATCATCCTGATGAACACCCTTGCTGCGGTGATTGCGATCTACGGATACCGATTGCTCCGCGCCTCGGTGACCGTCTTGTCCTGGATCAGCGGCATCGCCTTTCTGGTGCTGACCACCGGTTTGCTGGCCCGCAATGATTTGACCCCGGCCCTGGCACAAGGCGAATTCAGCTGGGGCACCTTTTTGCTCGCGGTAACCCTGGCCGCGACCTGGCAGCTCACCTACGCACCTTACGCCGCCGACTACAGCCGTTACCTTCCGGCCAACACCACCATCCGGGCCTCCTTCTGGTGGGCCTATCTGGGCAGCGCCACCTCGTCGATCTGGATGTTCGCCTTCGGCGCGGCGGCAGCAGCAATGGCTGCGGATTCATTTGCCGGAGGATCCGTATCCTTCGTCGTGGAACAGGCCGGATTCGCGCCCTGGATCTTCCTCCTGGTGATCGGCGCGGGCAATGTGGTGATCATGGGCATCGATGTGTACGGAGCTTTCATGACCACCACGACGATCAGCGGAGCCCTGCGCAATTCCAAAGCGGTCAGCCGGGGCGGCCGGGTGTTCACCATGTCTGCGATCGCGGCTGCAGGCACCGTGCTCGCGATCGCCGGGCGCGGTGACTTCCTGAACAACCTGATGAACTTCATCGTGCTGCTCACCGTGATCCTGGTGCCCTGGACCGCGATCAATCTCGTGGATTTCTACTTGGTGCGCAAAGGCCAGTACGTCTTGGCGGCCATCTACGACCGCAAGGGCCGCTACCGGGGTGTGGACTGGCGTGCGATGACCGCATACGCCATCGGCGTGCTCAGTGAAATCCCGTTCATGAGCACGCCGGTATTCACCGGATGGCTGGTGGAACCGCTGGGCGGCGGCAACATTTCCTGGCTGGTCGGCGTGCTGTTCGCCGGTGGGTCCTACTACTACCTCATGCGCCGCTATCCGAAGCGGCACGGCTACCTGCCGGTGCCGACCAGCCAGGCGGACGATCCAGCAGACCGGAGAGAATCAGCCGCACGCTGA
- a CDS encoding ArsR/SmtB family transcription factor → MRRGRPELVVSRHLKALKKAGPVRVERQGNFVLYRLDIERVERLGTALMNLMLV, encoded by the coding sequence ATGAGGCGTGGTCGGCCGGAATTGGTGGTTTCCCGGCACCTGAAGGCGCTGAAAAAGGCCGGCCCGGTCAGGGTCGAACGCCAGGGAAATTTTGTGCTCTACCGTTTGGACATCGAGCGGGTCGAACGACTCGGCACCGCGTTGATGAACCTCATGCTGGTTTGA